A window of Papilio machaon chromosome 1, ilPapMach1.1, whole genome shotgun sequence contains these coding sequences:
- the LOC123721337 gene encoding uncharacterized protein LOC123721337: MNPKRFKQTDKIEPRRRCARLRPAALTSLGLIPSTSEEDESPTASEEEPAPSTPPRRPVRGRGRPPSARLGPAGRIPHPAPATGGVVRRMRWTSELNESVMRAYYQATEVETNLTAYRGRMLSLFQVLQPNTAVTAQRLSDQVRVILRSRRLDDSVLDRLRTEIRSSLRDTESAPTAPLNVDCVDSRPPTPIAPLNVGASDTIAENVSSQDNEHMRRTLEEAIKEFKDVPTLSRSRLPRLPIHRGSLAIVNQMNALLAPYFDASSSLAETHSILYCGAVAVCRMVGVKLNIKNTQTVPHTYSKPAWQARIERRINTSRTLIAKLLNFRAGNTRPKVMRFVTQAFFGTNISPNNYILRVTERIDFYKQKICAWANRIRRYKKRADRFILNRRFQSDQKGVYRGWEQPSEGVNDRQLPNPDDLNNFWRGIWSVSVNHKESDWVEAVGQGCEQIPVMDPVTIEPCDVSCAIRSAHNWKSPGPDGLPNFWIKWFKSSHFCLAAQFQAAIDLGSLPTFMTTGVTHLLFKSGCTTEAKNYRPITCLPTLYKLLTSILSSKLTKHLKDLLAKTQNGCRPGSRGTKELLLIDMTINQQVRRNRKNLCTAWVDYKKAYDSVPHSWLRRVLELYKVDVTLCTFLSSCMRQWVTRLSLPGSAAPISNGLIKIERGIFQGDSLSPLWFCLALNPLSTLLNESRLGFQLRRGGEVISHLLYMDDLKLFASKKTDLVELLKITEKFSSSIGMEFGVEKCAVMYVQRGRVASSDGLQLTESMSFRSLSEGETYKYLGISQSLGIVDEDVKHLIKARFIGRLRKVLNSLLSGGNKFRAFNSWVMPSLTYSFGILRWTQTELDILDRRVRCMLTTHRMHHPRSSVMRLYIPRKCGGRGLLNAKDMHNREVYNLREYFLKIDEGIHRDVVSVDKGLTPLSLNNENWRKHPVLSTSERLDIWKSKELHGRFYRALHGPDVDLPASVNWLRFGDLFGETEGFVCAIMDEVIKTNNYRKYIMRDGTLDVCRLCHCPGESLRHVTSGCSRLANSEYLHRHNLVARIIHQQLALKYGLIASEVPYYKYTPEPVLDDGHITLYWDRSIITDRTIVANKPDIVIIDRSARHTIIVDVSIPHDCNLVKAETDKMSKYLDLAHEITAMWHMESTIIVPIVLSVNGLIAKSLDHHLERLSLGKWVKGQAQKAVLLSTARIVRRFLSLEA, encoded by the exons ATGAATCCAAAGAGATTCAAACAGACT GACAAAATTGAGCCGCGTCGGAGATGCGCACGCCTAAGACCTGCTGCGCTCACCTCGCTGGGCCTAATACCATCAACGTCGGAAGAAGATGAGTCCCCGACCGCTAGTGAGGAGGAGCCAGCGCCGTCCACCCCGCCACGAAGACCTGTGCGGGGCCGTGGTCGGCCACCGTCGGCACGCTTGGGGCCTGCGGGACGCATCCCGCACCCGGCCCCCGCTACCGGTGGTGTAGTGCGCCGCATGAGATGGACTTCAGAACTAAACGAGAGTGTCATGCGCGCGTATTACCAGGCAACAGAGGTGGAAACAAACCTCACAGCGTATCGTGGTAGGATGTTGTCTTTGTTTCAGGTCCTTCAACCAAATACCGCCGTCACGGCTCAGCGCTTATCGGATCAAGTGCGGGTCATACTGCGGTCGCGTCGGCTGGATGACTCCGTTCTTGACCGTCTACGCACTGAAATACGTTCCAGCCTTAGGGACACGGAGTCTGCACCTACGGCGCCGCTAAACGTTGACTGTGTAGACAGTCGGCCACCGACGCCAATAGCACCGTTAAACGTAGGCGCAAGTGATACTATAGCTGAGAACGTAAGTAGCCAGGATAATGAGCATATGAGGAGAACTTTGGAGGAGGCCATTAAGGAATTTAAAGATGTCCCTACATTAAGTAGATCGCGGTTACCGCGTTTGCCTATTCATAGGGGTAGTTTGGCTATTGTAAATCAAATGAACGCACTACTAGCGCCGTATTTTGATGCTAGTAGTAGCTTAGCAGAAACACACTCTATTCTGTATTGCGGGGCTGTTGCAGTGTGTCGTATGGTAGGTGTCAaacttaatatcaaaaataccCAAACCGTACCACACACCTATAGCAAACCAGCCTGGCAAGCCAGAATTGAACGTCGCATTAACACCTCGCGAACTTTAATAGCCAAACTACTAAACTTCCGTGCTGGGAATACTCGGCCGAAAGTTATGCGTTTTGTGACCCAGGCATTTTTCGGGACTAATATTAGTCCCAATAATTACATACTTAGAGTCACGGAACGCATAGACTTTTATAAGCAGAAGATCTGCGCTTGGGCGAACCGCATACGCAGGTACAAAAAACGAGCGGACAGATTTATTCTTAATCGTCGCTTCCAAAGTGATCAAAAGGGTGTTTATAGAGGCTGGGAGCAACCTAGTGAAGGTGTGAATGACAGGCAACTCCCAAATCCAgacgatttaaacaatttttggcGTGGAATATGGTCGGTGTCTGTCAATCATAAAGAATCAGACTGGGTTGAAGCTGTCGGGCAGGGATGTGAACAGATACCAGTTATGGATCCTGTTACAATAGAACCTTGTGACGTGAGTTGTGCAATCCGTTCGGCTCATAACTGGAAAAGTCCTGGGCCGGATGGATTGCCCAATTTCTGGATCAAATGGTTCAAGAGTTCGCATTTCTGTCTGGCAGCTCAATTCCAGGCTGCCATCGACCTGGGTAGTCTCCCAACCTTTATGACCACAGGGGTCACCCACCTTTTGTTCAAGTCCGGTTGTACCACGGAAGCTAAGAACTATAGACCCATTACTTGTTTACCAACATTATATAAGTTGCTTACATCCATTTTGAGCtcaaaattaacaaagcaTCTCAAAGATCTTTTGGCCAAAACTCAAAATGGATGTAGGCCTGGGTCCCGTGGTACGAAGGAACTACTCCTCATAGATATGACCATCAACCAACAGGTCCGTCGAAATAGGAAAAACCTCTGCACTGCCTGGGTCGATTATAAAAAGGCCTATGACTCGGTGCCGCACTCGTGGTTGAGGAGAGTACTAGAGCTATACAAAGTTGATGTAACTCTATGTACTTTCCTCAGTTCATGTATGCGGCAGTGGGTTACTAGACTCTCTTTACCTGGGAGTGCAGCGCCTATTTCGAACGGACTTATAAAGATTGAGCGGGGGATTTTCCAGGGTGACAGCTTGAGTCCGCTGTGGTTCTGCCTGGCCTTGAATCCTTTAAGCACATTGCTAAACGAATCAAGGCTGGGCTTTCAGCTTCGTAGAGGGGGTGAAGTCATATCTCATCTTCTATACATGGATGACCTCAAGCTTTTCGCATCGAAAAAGACCGACCTAGTGGAACTGctcaaaataactgaaaagtTCAGTAGTTCCATCGGTATGGAGTTTGGTGTCGAAAAGTGTGCGGTCATGTATGTACAGCGGGGGAGAGTTGCAAGCTCTGACGGGCTACAACTCACCGAAAGTATGTCCTTCAGATCCCTCTCCGAAGGTGAGACCTACAAGTACCTTGGTATATCACAGTCGTTGGGTATTGTTGATGAGGATGTAAAACATCTGATAAAAGCACGATTCATTGGCCGCCTGAGAAAAGTCCTAAATAGTCTTCTATCAGGTGGTAACAAGTTTCGCGCTTTTAACAGCTGGGTTATGCCCTCGTTAACTTACTCCTTTGGTATACTAAGGTGGACTCAAACAGAGCTGGATATCTTGGATCGAAGGGTCCGTTGCATGCTGACCACACATCGGATGCATCACCCACGATCGTCGGTTATGAGATTGTATATCCCACGGAAATGTGGTGGCCGAGGCCTCCTCAATGCTAAGGACATGCATAACCGTGAGGTATACAATCTACGGGAGTATTTCCTGAAAATCGATGAGGGGATACATCGAGATGTGGTGTCAGTAGATAAGGGGCTCACCCCGCTCTCTCTTAATAACGAGAACTGGCGTAAACACCCAGTGTTGAGCACCTCCGAGCGTTTAGATATATGGAAGAGCAAGGAGTTACACGGCAGGTTTTATCGGGCTCTGCATGGGCCTGATGTAGACCTGCCTGCCTCTGTGAACTGGCTACGTTTCGGTGACCTCTTTGGGGAGACCGAGGGCTTTGTCTGTGCAATTATGGACGAAGTTATCAAGACGAACAACTACCGGAAGTACATTATGAGGGACGGCACGCTAGATGTCTGTCGTTTGTGCCACTGCCCCGGCGAGTCCCTCAGACATGTCACTTCCGGTTGTTCTCGCCTTGCTAACTCCGAGTACTTGCACAGACACAACCTAGTAGCCAGAATAATCCATCAACAACTTGCTCTTAAGTATGGTCTAATCGCTTCGGAGGTGCCGTACTACAAATACACACCGGAGCCAGTTCTCGATGATGGTCATATCACGCTCTACTGGGATCGATCTATTATCACAGACAGGACTATTGTAGCCAATAAGCCTGATATCGTGATAATAGATCGATCTGCGAGACATACGATAATTGTTGACGTAAGTATTCCCCATGACTGTAATCTCGTGAAGGCAGAGACAGACaagatgtcaaaatatttggatCTCGCGCACGAGATTACAGCCATGTGGCATATGGAGTCAACAATTATCGTACCGATAGTGCTGTCCGTGAATGGATTAATCGCGAAGAGCCTCGACCACCACCTAGAGAGGCTCTCGCTCGGTAAGTGGGTGAAGGGCCAGGCACAGAAGGCGGTACTCCTGAGCACGGCACGCATTGTGAGGAGGTTTCTGTCTCTGGAGGCCTAA
- the LOC106714259 gene encoding HEAT repeat-containing protein 1: MASTSLAEQLQKLAAPQSSIYKDEKKKASLLFDPKEAALKDRETFYEIGVSGLKELTALFEGFRVYEDSLFSVSSKDFERAVQTKEVNNNLDQTIEKFLLQLSPYFLLQPSHKALEWLVNRYHIHEYNQDAIMMLILPYHETKIFIRFLQLLSIKGNTNKWNWLRSVQKKGVPLTKQTLHNQCVSNTGTLQFIAKTVLKYVKVYGERATQLNTVFGFFAITAFGVIDTMKSVNEAIINALLPTITKGFESTVQDFRAASYTIYGFICMNSTLKRKTLYEILECLLSTDDNLTYECVLLIAMTFKYQKHLTKFSAELLNNMSGNIMSNLCKHLQFLSAKKKNDIKSLVLAFLLRVLPAIQKDIEDFKRFSELPEILIDVVDLKDQDPETIIRCVLTAFKPPQNTAGIVDEESDIEIIDEDVDMNPSIFNWYSVFLKNIERKYPESFDKVVKSIMSSDSEMSTVRRSQLSKLLGFKPAVAHKISGAYLFENLNHVNPELRTEAVNYIAKEFQALKVENADFVKESIVNRLNDDSSEVVLATLDISNECLREVLNDIDLTNTFVNIITKKSKKWKNVTEKAIVKFCALDSMPVNQETVLALTPYLFPYDQKSAEITWKIITSSWGQKFGFINKISGANDSISDNFQVLNQLIYKIIFVDKAISFDKYLDINLINPDNTLDVHLYLLLKSCSFQSASIEDLMSTLKMLLKSVETRIIVPTSHRTSFSSEIISEFIKISKQNKIVFEVMEYIFKRFIEELNVKSVSKPWCNVCKTPETVLVRKLYEIFLTGCGIPTYGDNYVVLLKMLLGKLFDNSKDKFNFVANIAFGHVLFATDPEDVINPELQLRSLKLLINYVTVEGNSNWIYDSDVLIVTILFNLNNPLTAIRECVIDLITKMLRYDPDKNLIYVQLIKELIEHKDELLLDPDQISQVLKTILTHQTPGNKMFRKNCLLKLTSILIADTPSYIKCNLVKILASVNNANTFPNLIPSLNSLEKVLKQTDQKMLFDIYESNLFRLVYSFINEATVATFAKEQIWKSIEIGLQEYRECILDENQAMTSPCMLIMKEFDENVFKKFPEEKTKDFIYLVASAGTFSGNPNISSAASKLMKKIHLNFADFKPIFERMLNAVDPAANVSKKKKVSVPMLSYQLVETDEWRLGVTMLEYVQNKKKMNVDNSFVSILFQLLNKCLRFEEQSYVEYTKQLILSSLWYYCKKFVSDTDKDQQNSLKSMFDVELVVQCIRGTQNPQTQHHALILLSHAAYMLPEQVLHHTMEIFTFMGSSVLRHDDAYSFQIITKIIETLIPIIVKLDRDIEDYSDKEIQQLQKRVVPVLRIFADVVLHVPEHRRLPMYKKLIETLGPSQFLWVFLALLLETHIAHFNENKKKDKVSHRTLADQESPITRLDFGQSILLEFPPEVCLENFIKLMVYIKSLPVQKDENSMDTDVDPGDIFSVNGHTPIQLRHYKYVIITFMNTCLASSRFIQHSSQATDDKVMEERYKSFIINILTFIQTISKITDDKAAKYWRVMLHHSYDLLDHTNNLLSAPMFLSVVRGLLKYTLQTVRRKSMELLNSKIQFSPEMFIDVDKELLFSLLPALLDVVKTIDTKDDSLSEIAAQELELNQQTALLSLKLLARMLAADNPEPFKPVLEIVTNYTCNPNISSNVMASVVLCLAELCGNLKAHALASLRKFMPALIKVLKKQRKSDVQELVLLSTVTAISKIVESLPLFLSPYLLKILYEYSILFAKWDGYDQECTKASTIVSKLGNIKKKIASSIPPRVLIPIANAAYNIIVEKENYSAVAPVMSVLADSFGNVTAADFTALQQDLTSFFLSALQLRSDAVDKDVDSDVIDKAEDEVVNALVSLVLKLSETNFRPFYFKIYDWAVRTNIDGHKDRTITFYRLSSAIADKLKGLFVLFAGHFIKNAAELLDACNNSKNEELFFDSEEKCTSLVNYIIKTLHIVFLYDSQNFINKDRFETLMQPVVDQLENTIGGIDNLKTRAAELIIPCIAQFAVATADDSLWKLLNYQVLLKTRHNDAEIRLTALDCLVAMATQLGSSWLPLLAESVPFLAELLEDGDPKIENSTKEAIRKLEQILGEPLEKYF, from the exons CCATATTTTCTCCTGCAGCCTTCTCATAAAGCTCTTGAATGGCTTGTAAATAGATATCATATACATGAATATAATCAAGATGCGATTATGATGCTTATATTGCCTTAccatgaaacaaaaatttttatacgATTCCTCCAATTATTGTCCATTAAaggaaatacaaataaatggaACTGGTTGAGATCTGTACAAAAGAAAGGTGTTCCATTAACGAAACAAACATTGCACAATCAATGCGTATCTAATACTGGTACTCTACAGTTTATTgcaaaaacagttttaaaatatgtaaaggtATATGGAGAACGTGCTACACAGTTGAATACTGTTTTTGGGTTTTTCGCAATTACAGCTTTTGGTGTTATCGATACAATGAAATCTGTGAATGAAGCTATCATCAATGCATTATTGCCAACTATAACGAAAGGTTTCGAGTCAACTGTACAAGATTTCCGAGCTGCTTCATACACTATATATGGCTTCATTTGTATGAACTCTACATTGAAACGTAAAACTCTATATGAGATCTTAGAGTGTTTACTATCTACTGATGATAATTTAACTTATGAATGTGTTTTATTGATCGCAATGACTTTTAAATACCAGAAACATCTGACAAAATTCTCCGCTGAATTGCTCAATAACATGTCAGGAAACATTATGAGCAACTTATGTAAACATTTACAATTCTTGTCGGCAAAGAAAAAGAATGATATAAAATCACTTGTGCTAGCATTCCTTTTGAGAGTTTTACCAGCTATTCAAAAAGATATAGAggattttaaaagattttctgAACTTcctgaaatattaatagatgTAGTGGACTTAAAAGATCAAGATCCCGAAACTATTATCAG atGTGTTTTAACTGCTTTCAAACCACCTCAGAATACGGCGGGTATTGTTGACGAAGAAAGTGacattgaaataattgatGAAGATGTTGATATGAATCCTAGCATTTTTAACTGGTATTCTGTTTTCCTCAAGAATATTGAACGCAAGTATCCGGAGAGTTTTGATAAAGTTGTCAAAAGTATTATGAGTTCAGATAGTGAGATGTCAACTGTGAGACGTTCACAACTGTCAAAGTTGTTAGGCTTCAAACCTGCAGTTGCACATAAAATTAGTGGAGCTTatctatttgaaaatttaaaccaCGTCAACCCTGAATTGAGAACAGAAGCAGTTAATTATATTGCAAAAGAATTTCAAGCTTTGAAAGTTGAAAATGCTGATTTTGTAAAAGAATCTATTGTGAATAGATTGAATGATGATAGCTCCGAAGTGGTATTGGCTACTTTAGATATTTCAAATGAATGTCTGAGAGaagttttaaatgatattgatttaacaaatacattcgttaatattataacaaagaaATCTAAGAAATGGAAAAACGTTACAGAGAAAGCTATAGTGAAATTTTGCGCCTTAGATTCGATGCCAGTTAATCAAGAGACGGTGTTGGCTTTGACGCCATACTTGTTTCCGTATGATCAAAAATCTGCTGAAATCACATGGAAAATTATAACTTCATCATGGGGTCAAAAGTttggttttattaataaaataagtggaGCTAATGATTCAATATCCGATAATTTTCAAGTCTTGAAccaattgatttataaaataatattcgttGATAAAGCGATTTCATTTGATAAATACTTAGATATTAATCTTATAAACCCAGATAACACTCTCGATGTTCACCTATATCTGCTTTTAAAGTCTTGTTCATTTCAAAGTGCGTCAATTGAAGACTTAATGAGTACACTTAAGATGTTATTGAAATCTGTAGAGACCAGAATTATAGTACCCACTTCTCATAGAACAAGTTTCTCTTCGGAAATTATttctgaatttataaaaatttctaaacagaacaaaattgtatttgaagttatggaatatatatttaagagaTTCATCGAAGAGTTAAACGTAAAATCTGTCTCGAAACCATGGTGTAACGTTTGTAAAACACCCGAAACAGTTTTGGTGAGAAaactttatgaaatatttctcACCGGTTGCGGTATTCCGACTTACGGGGACAATTATGTCGTTCTACTAAAGATGTTATTAGGAAAACTGTTTGATAATTCAAAAGATAAATTCAATTTCGTAGCCAATATCGCTTTCGGCCATGTTCTTTTCGCCACCGATCCAGAAGATGTTATAAATCCGGAACTTCAATTGAGAAGTCTTAAATTgcttattaattatgtaactgTAGAAGGAAATTCGAACTGGATCTATGATTCCGATGTGTTAATTGTGACAAtccttttcaatttaaataatccaCTAACTGCAATACGGGAAtgtgttattgatttaataactaaaatgcTTAGATATGATCCAGATAAGAATTTGATATACGtgcaattaataaaagaacTAATCGAGCACAAGGATGAGTTACTATTAGATCCTGATCAAATTTCGcaagttttaaaaactatattgaCTCATCAGACACcaggaaacaaaatgtttagaaAGAATTGCCTATTGAAACTGACAAGTATATTGATTGCAGACACGCCCtcttacataaaatgtaatctGGTGAAAATACTAGCGAGTGTAAACAATGCTAATACTTTCCCTAATTTGATACCATCATTGAATTCTTTGGAGAAAGTTTTGAAACAAACAGACcagaaaatgttatttgatatATATGAATCTAATCTCTTTAGGTTAgtttacagttttattaacGAAGCAACTGTGGCTACCTTTGCAAAAGAACAAATATGGAAGTCCATCGAAATAGGTTTACAAGAATATAGGGAGTGTATCTTAGATGAAAACCAAGCAATGACCAGTCCATGTATGTTGATTATGAAGGAATTCgacgaaaatgtttttaaaaagtttcctgaagaaaaaactaaagattttatatatcttgTGGCGTCTGCTGGTACTTTCAGTGGAAATCCCAACATTTCTTCTGCTGCTTCTAAGTTGATGAAGAAAATCCACTTGAATTTTGCCGATTTCAAGCCAATTTTCGAAAGAATGCTTAACGCCGTAGACCCAGCTGCTAATGTATCTAAGAAGAAAAAGGTTTCAGTACCTATGCTGTCTTATCAATTGGTGGAAACCGATGAATGGAGACTCGGCGTTACGATGTTAGAATACGTACAGAACAAGAAGAAAATGAACGTGGACAATTCATTCGTGTCTATTTTGTTCCAATTACTAAACAAATGTTTGCGGTTCGAGGAGCAATCTTACGTCGAATATACGAAACAACTTATTTTGTCTTCTCTATGGTACTATTGCAAGAAGTTTGTTAGTGACACCGACAAGGACCAACAAAACTCACTAAAGAGCATGTTTGACGTGGAATTGGTTGTCCAGTGCATCAGAGGGACGCAGAACCCACAAACGCAACACCACGCTTTAATTCTACTGTCGCATGCGGCGTACATGTTACCAGAACAAGTGCTTCATCACACCATggaaatatttacattcatGGGATCCTCAGTTTTGAGGCACGACGATGCTTATAGTTtccaaataataacaaaaatcataGAAACTTTGATACCGATCATTGTAAAACTAGATAGAGATATCGAAGACTATTCAGACAAGGAAATACAACAACTGCAAAAGCGCGTCGTTCCAGTTTTACGTATATTTGCCGACGTTGTTTTACACGTCCCCGAACACCGGAGACTACCCATGTACAAGAAGTTAATAGAAACTCTCGGTCCCAGTCAATTCCTTTGGGTGTTCCTTGCATTGTTACTAGAGACACATATAGCTCATTTCAacgaaaataagaaaaaagacaAGGTATCGCACAGAACTTTAGCAGATCAGGAATCCCCAATAACTAGACTCGATTTCGGACAAAGCATATTGCTAGAATTTCCTCCTGAAGTGTGCTTAGAAAACTTTATCAAGCTTATGGTTTACATAAAGTCATTGCCGGTCCAAAAAGACGAGAACTCTATGGACACTGATGTCGATCCAGGCGATATATTCAGTGTGAATGGTCACACACCGATACAGTTGCGTCattacaaatatgtaataataacattCATGAACACATGCTTAGCTTCCTCGAGATTCATTCAACATAGCAGCCAAGCGACAGATGACAAAGTTATGGAAGAGCGATACAAATcgttcataataaatatattgacatTCATTCAAACTATTTCCAAAATAACTGACGATAAGGCGGCCAAATATTGGCGCGTAATGCTACATCATAGTTATGACTTATTGGATCATACTAATAACTTGCTATCGGCTCCTATGTTTTTGTCCGTTGTTCGAGGACTGCTTAAGTACACGTTGCAGACAGTACGGAGAAAGTCGATGGAGTTATTGAAttctaaaatacaatttagtcCAGAAATGTTTATCGACGTTGACAAagaattacttttttctttactgCCAGCTTTACTGGACGTAGTAAAAACTATAGACACAAAAGATGACTCCTTGAGCGAAATTGCCGCTCAAGAATTGGAATTGAATCAACAGACGGcattattatctttgaaattgCTCGCTAGGATGTTAGCTGCAGACAATCCTGAGCCATTTAAACCGGTCTTAGAAATCGTAACGAATTATACTTGCAATCCTAACATCAGTAGCAACGTGATGGCTTCAGTTGTTCTTTGTTTAGCAGAATTGTGTGGAAATCTTAAAGCGCACGCTTTAGCGAGCCTCCGTAAATTCATGCCAGCTCTTATAAAAGTATTGAAGAAGCAGCGAAAATCAGATGTTCAAGAACTGGTGCTATTGAGTACGGTTACTGCGATTTCTAAGATCGTGGAAAGTCTACCTTTATTCTTAAGTCCGTATCTGCTGAAGATTTTGTACGAGTACTCGATTCTCTTTGCGAAGTGGGATGGCTACGATCAGGAATGCACGAAAGCCTCAACCATTGTGTCAAAACTTGGCAATATCAAGAAGAAAATTGCCAGTTCTATACCGCCTCGGGTTTTGATACCGATCGCTAACGCTGCCTATAATATAATTGTTGAAAAGGAGAATTACAGTGCTGTGGCTCCTGTGATGTCTGTTTTGGCAGATTCTTTCGGAAATGTGACCGCAGCAGACTTTACAGCGCTCCAGCAAGACTTGACGTCATTCTTCCTTTCGGCGTTACAATTGCGAAGTGATGCTGTCGACAAGGACGTTGACTCTGACGTCATCGACAAGGCTGAAGACGAAGTTGTCAATGCACTAGTAAGTTTAGTCCTCAAACTGTCTGAAACCAACTTCAGACCATtctattttaagatttatgaCTGGGCAGTAAGGACTAATATTGACGGGCATAAAGATagaacaataacattttacag ACTGAGCAGTGCTATAGCTGACAAATTGAAGGGTCTATTCGTTTTATTTGCTGGTCATTTCATCAAGAATGCTGCAGAATTACTCGACGCGTGTAACAATAGTAAAAATGAAGAACTATTCTTTGATTCTGAAGAGAAATGTACCAGtcttgttaattatattataaaaactctACATATCGTGTTCCTCTATGACAGTCAAAACTTTATCAATAAAGATAGATTTGAAACACTAATGCAACCGGTAGTCGATCAATTGGAAAACACGATCGGAGGCATTGACAACCTTAAGACGAGGGCAGCAGAGTTGATAATACCTTGTATAGCACAATTCGCGGTCGCTACAGCAGATGACTCTCTGTGGAAGTTGTTAAACTATCAAGTTTTGTTGAAAACTAGACACAATGATGCTGAGATCAG GTTGACAGCGCTGGACTGTCTCGTTGCCATGGCAACTCAACTTGGTAGCAGCTGGTTGCCACTTCTCGCGGAGAGTGTGCCTTTCTTAGCAGAATTATTAGAAGATGGCGATCCCAAAATTGAAAACTCCACTAAGGAAGCAATAAGAAAGCTGGAACAAATATTAGGAGAACCCCtcgaaaaatatttctag